The stretch of DNA GCGAATCGTCTTCTCTGATGCCTGGTTCAAGGGAGCATTGAAACCCACTGGCAAATTCAACAAAGGCTTTGCCATTGACTTCCGTGTGAAGATTACAGGCACCAAGCCGCAGCGTCCCATTCCTGCCGACACGCACGACCAGGGCGTAGCCGATCAACCCGAAGGTCTGACCACAACGGGCATCACCGCTCCCGTTGCAGCTCCGTCGCAATTGGTGATGGATGCCGAGGCACTGAACTTCACCAACGTAGAACAGGCTTGGATCTTTGCAACCGACGGCTCGCTGATGGCCACTCTCAATCATCCCACATCCTTCAAGGTAGCATCGCTCGCACCGGGCGTTTACCTCGTGAAGATGCAGAACAAGAATATCATCCGCACACAGAAAGTGACGATCCGGTAATCGTAACTGAATCGGTTCTCACGAATCAATAAAATAGGAAGAGGAGGCTGATCAATAAAGCCTCCTCTTTCTTCTTATGAAAAAAGGATGGTGTCTCCGACACGTGCAAAACAACTATCATAGAAGTGCGACAGTGCTTCCGACACGTGCAAAACATCACTTCAATATAAATCTACATTAAAAGAGATGAAAAGAAAAACCTTTCTGGCCCGATACGCCTTTCTGGGCCTTTTGATGTTAGCTCCTCTGAATGGGCGAGCGCAACAGTATTCCGAAACGGCATCGACCACCATTTATGATTTCTCAAAATTCGGCGACGAGGATCTGCTCGACCTCTTTGCCAGAGCAGATGCCATGGGAAGAAAGTATCCTACGACGGCCGAACTCAAAGATGCCGGCATCTATGAGGAACTGGAGTTTATCCGGTCGCACGTCCGCAAAAGAAAACTCATCGACAATACCGACCGACTCGTTTCCAAGACCTACGCCGCTCGCGAGCTGTTTCTCAACCTTCCCTCGGGTGCAGGAAAAGGTACAGGAGGCTATCCCTCGAAAGATTTCGCCAGCGACAACTTCTCGATGTGGAACTACACCCATCTCTTTGGATCCTGGAATCACTCCCTCTTTCAAGCACCGGGAGCCTGGACAGATGCTGCCCATCGAAATGGAAGCGACATTATGAGTGGCATTAAGTTTTTCGACGGTCACAATGCAGCCAACGGTTGGATGCGTTTCATCTCGAAGAAAAACGCCAAGGGCGACTATAAATATGCTCGTCCGATCATCAACCTGCTGCGCTTCATGGGCATGGACGGCATCAACTACAACTGGGAAGCATCAGGATACGGTAATGGTGATGTGGTAGCTTTCCACCGACGCTTGTATGAGATTGCTAATGAGGAAGGCTTCGACAACTTCCACATTGTGATCTACACCATCAATTCCTCGCTCGACTCTTGGGAGGCACCCGCCCTTTTCGGATCCGGTGGCAAGCGAACGGCTGAGGTGATGCTCAACTACGACGGCAGCGGCTTCTCGAATAACATGCGAGGATCGGTGCAAGCCGCCGAAGCAGCCCTGGGAACCACGAAAGGTCTCTATGCCGGCGGATGGATTGTAGGGATGGATAAGAACTGGACCGCCCTGGATCGCGACGAGCAAACCAAGAAATGCGGCATCGCACTTTGGGGCGAACACGACCAAAGCAGGTTCTGGTCGTACAACTCAGGCGGCGATCCGCAGGAGCGAATGAGCAACTATCAGATGCTGCTCGAGCGTGCTTTCTCGGGTGGACATCGCAATCCCGCCTATCGGCCTCACGTGGTCAATGCCGGCAACAACCTGCGTTGGAATGGCGCAACCCCTCCGTTGTCTGCCTTTGCAGGTATGGCTACGTGGATACCCGAGCGTTCGGCCATCAGCGGTACGCTGCCTTTTGTCACCCACTTCAATGTGGGCAACGGAGCGCGTTACAACTATAAGGGAAAGAAAACATCCGGTTCGTGGTACAATCTCTCGGCTCAAGACATCGTTCCTACCTATCGTTGGCTGGTCTATCAAGGCGGAACCAACCAAGTGAGCACCGCTCTTCAGCCCGAGTTCACCAACCGAGATGCCTATATGGGCGGTTCTTGTCTGCAACTCTCGGGCAAAGAGTCGGCAGCTATGACGGATGTTGTTCTCTACAAAACCGACCTACACGGAACAGCCGGCAACATCTATGCCGACGTAGCCGTTAAGAATATCGCTGAGAGCACCTCCTCCGCCCACCTCTACCTCATCGTTCGCACCAAGGGCAGTGCCGACTGGAAGGAGTTCCCCGTGCCCGATGCTGCCGGAAAGACCTGGCAAGAGCATCGTGTGCAGCTGACAGGATTGAGTTCAGCTGATGTCATCGATCGCATTGGTCTGCGTGTGAAAGACTGCGATGCTGCCTGCCGTCTGCTCGTGGGTAAGTTGCAGTTGCACGACAGCTTCAAAGCCACGCCCGCCGGGATAGAAGACCTCACCATCGAGGTGAAAGAAGAAACCCGAAAGAGTCTCTCTGTGAAAGCTGTTTGGCATGTGCAGGGCAGTCAAGATAACCCTGTGCTCATGAACGATGACGCCCATATCGATCACTTCGAGGTGCTTTACAAGAACGGAGAGAACGGTCGTGTGTCGGAGATTGCCCGTACATCGCAGTGGGCCGCCTATGTGGGCGACATCCAACTGCCCGAGTTGACCGACCGCCCCTTCATCGGTGTGCGCGCCGTGGCTACCGACTTGAAAACCTATTCGCCTGTGCTTTGGCAACCGGTGACCCGTGCCGACCAGCAGCAGCTGCCCGAACCCGAGGAAGACTCCTACGGAAAGGTGGAACTCGACTTAGCTGCCGACGGAGCCGAGCGGGCACAACGCGTTCGCTATCTCGAGCGTGTGGAAACCGCGGGTGGCATCAGCGACATTCTTTATACAGCCAACAAGCCCACCGGTGGTGCCAATTATGTCGACGCCTCTAAGAAAGTGTGGAAGGTTCGGCAAGGACAGCAAGTGACGCTCAAGCTCAAAGGCTATGAGGCTACCGACTATGCCGACAATACACACGACGATCTTCGCTATTGTATCGGCAGAGCTTGGATGGACTTCGACGGCAACCACCAGTTCGATCCTCGCAATCTGGCCGACGATCCCGACCATGGCGAATGCCTTT from Prevotella sp. oral taxon 475 encodes:
- a CDS encoding GEVED domain-containing protein; this translates as MKRKTFLARYAFLGLLMLAPLNGRAQQYSETASTTIYDFSKFGDEDLLDLFARADAMGRKYPTTAELKDAGIYEELEFIRSHVRKRKLIDNTDRLVSKTYAARELFLNLPSGAGKGTGGYPSKDFASDNFSMWNYTHLFGSWNHSLFQAPGAWTDAAHRNGSDIMSGIKFFDGHNAANGWMRFISKKNAKGDYKYARPIINLLRFMGMDGINYNWEASGYGNGDVVAFHRRLYEIANEEGFDNFHIVIYTINSSLDSWEAPALFGSGGKRTAEVMLNYDGSGFSNNMRGSVQAAEAALGTTKGLYAGGWIVGMDKNWTALDRDEQTKKCGIALWGEHDQSRFWSYNSGGDPQERMSNYQMLLERAFSGGHRNPAYRPHVVNAGNNLRWNGATPPLSAFAGMATWIPERSAISGTLPFVTHFNVGNGARYNYKGKKTSGSWYNLSAQDIVPTYRWLVYQGGTNQVSTALQPEFTNRDAYMGGSCLQLSGKESAAMTDVVLYKTDLHGTAGNIYADVAVKNIAESTSSAHLYLIVRTKGSADWKEFPVPDAAGKTWQEHRVQLTGLSSADVIDRIGLRVKDCDAACRLLVGKLQLHDSFKATPAGIEDLTIEVKEETRKSLSVKAVWHVQGSQDNPVLMNDDAHIDHFEVLYKNGENGRVSEIARTSQWAAYVGDIQLPELTDRPFIGVRAVATDLKTYSPVLWQPVTRADQQQLPEPEEDSYGKVELDLAADGAERAQRVRYLERVETAGGISDILYTANKPTGGANYVDASKKVWKVRQGQQVTLKLKGYEATDYADNTHDDLRYCIGRAWMDFDGNHQFDPRNLADDPDHGECLFSVGKYKGATIPNVQSLQEFSFKIPDDARVGKSRLRIVFSDAWFEGALQPVGKFNKGFAIDFGVEITGDNASRGAAEGNWDQGIAEQPDGLDQTNAITQTAASGSSVRQEGENLLFTNVDRAWLFTADGMLIQTLERPSAYSLKGQTKGVYLLKMQSGNVIRVKKIMKG